One genomic segment of Odocoileus virginianus isolate 20LAN1187 ecotype Illinois chromosome 33, Ovbor_1.2, whole genome shotgun sequence includes these proteins:
- the TECPR1 gene encoding tectonin beta-propeller repeat-containing protein 1 isoform X1: MPSSVLWAVDLFGRVFTLSTAGQHWEPCRDAQLEFKRVSAARDCCWGIACDHQVYVLVGASDVPIRCQEEAYENQRWNPVGGFCEVLLPSDRWPCSDVSGLQHRPLDGVALPSPHWEWESDWYVDENFGGEPTEKGGWTYAIDFPATYTRDKKWNSCVRRRRWIRYRRYKSQDTWAKIPSEDDPQQLPDPFSDLSVGGWEVTDEPVGRLSVWAVTLQGKVWYRENVSHHNPEGSSWSLVDTPGEAVQISCGPHDLLWVTLWEGQALVREGINRNNPKGSSWSTVEPPTSENGILHVSTGVCVVWAVTKDRKVWFRRGVNSHNPCGTSWIEMFGEMMMVNVGLNDQVWGIGCVDRALYFRQGVTQSELSGKTWKAIVAGREGDRSLSGSSISLLSAGCFFGNEVRGGAESCGPGDTDASWEVPGPASSPARLRGKESKKGPSHATATFPEATDLSSLTLLQLGLEEPESTDCHALWAWVSGGGCAVEAHTTLKWFTTQSGLSPSTQTLLLPITPAQTAAWRRQIFQQLTERTKRELENFQHYEQAVEQSVWVKTGALQWWCDWKPHKWVDVHVALEQLTGNDAAQDSILFIYYVVHEEKKYIHVFLNEVTALVPVFNEAKHSFALYTPERTRQRWPVRLAATTEQDMSDWLTLLNLSCCESRRLHGRPSPQAIWSVTCKGDIFVSEPGPDLEAPERRLPCDQMFWRQIGGHLRVVEASSRGVVWGIGYDHTAWVYTGGYGGGCFQGLANSTSNVFTQWDVKCVHIYENQRWNPVTGYTSRGLPTDRYMWSDATGLQECTKASTKPPSLQWTWVSDWFVDFSVPGGTDPEGWQYASDFPASYHKYKTMKDFVRRRCWARKCKLVTSGPWLEVTSVALRDVSIIPESPGAQGSGPNIALWAVSDKGDVLCRLGVSELNPEGFCWMHVGTDQPFTSVSIGACYQVWAVARDGSAFYRSSVSPSRPNGDCWYHIPPPPKQRLKQVSVGHTSVFALDENGKWLLIPRGHPGRGFPEHPDEMRPDPCPPRPQHKTFMSPMRAASLRSAFPQAPLPLELCRVGSTNPPPGAQACLRLGQRTRRHGPGASSRWCHPGLGLRGHLPGLGHPCPPPQATSERLRPRPFLTCRCHR; the protein is encoded by the exons ATGCCCAGCTCAGTGCTGTGGGCGGTCGACCTGTTTGGGAGGGTGTTCACGCTGTCCACGGCCGGGCAGCACTGGGAGCCGTGCAGGGACGCCCAGCTGGAGTTCAAGCGGGTCAGCGCGGCCAGGGACTGCTGCTGGGGCATCGCCTGTGACCACCAGGTGTATGTGCTTGTGGGTGCCAGCGACGTCCCCATCCGCTGCCAGGAGGAGGCCTATGAGAATCAG CGCTGGAACCCCGTGGGCGGCTTCTGTGAGGTGCTCCTGCCGAGCGACCGCTGGCCGTGCAGTGATGTGAGTGGGCTCCAGCACCGGCCGCTGGATGGGGTGGCGCTGCCCTCGCCGCATTGGGAGTGGGAGTCGGACTGGTACGTGGATGAGAATTTTGGAGGGGAACCCACCGAGAAAGGG GGGTGGACGTATGCCATCGACTTTCCTGCCACCTACACGAGGGATAAGAAGTGGAATTCCTGCGTGCGGCGCCGGCGGTGGATCCGGTACAGGAGATACAAGTCTCAGGACACCTGGGCCAAG ATCCCTTCGGAGGATGACCCCCAGCAGCTACCCGACCCCTTCAGCGACCTCTCTGTGGGCGGGTGGGAGGTCACAGACGAGCCCGTGGGCCGCCTGTCCGTGTGGGCTGTGACCCTGCAGGGAAAG GTGTGGTACAGAGAGAACGTCAGCCACCACAACCCCGAAGGCTCGTCGTGGTCCCTGGTAGACACCCCCGGGGAGGCGGTTCAGATCAGCTGTGGGCCCCACGACCTGCTGTGGGTGACGCTCTGGGAGGGCCAGGCCTTGGTTCGGGAAGGAATCAACAGGAACAACCCCAAAG GAAGTTCCTGGTCCACAGTGGAGCCTCCCACATCTGAAAACGGGATCCTGCATGTCTCCACGGGCGTCTGCGTGGTCTGGGCCGTCACTAAGGACCGGAAG GTTTGGTTCCGAAGAGGCGTCAACTCTCACAACCCCTGTGGCACCAGCTGGATCGAGATGTTTGGAGAAATGATGATGGTGAACGTGGGCCTCAATGACCAG GTCTGGGGCATCGGCTGCGTGGACCGGGCCCTGTACTTCCGTCAGGGCGTCACCCAGAGTGAGCTCAGCGGGAAGACGTGGAAGGCCATTGTCGCCGGCCGGGAGGGCGACCGCTCGCTCTCGGGCAGCTCCATCAGCCTCCTCAG cGCCGGCTGCTTCTTTGGAAACGAAGTGAGGGGCGGTGCTGAGTCCTGTGGTCCTGGGGACACGGATGCCTCCTGGGAGGTCCCCGGCCCTGCCTCCAGCCCGGCCAGGCTGCGTGGGAAGGAGTCCAAGAAAGGGCCCAGCCACGCAACTGCCACCTTTCCGGAGGCCACCGACCTCTCCTCGCTGACACTCCTCCAGCTGGGCCTGGAGGAGCCCGAGAGCACCGACTGCCACGCGCTGTGGGCCTGGGTGTCCGGCGGAGGCTGCGCCGTGGAGGCCCATACCACCCTCAAGTGGTTCACCACCCAGTCGG GCCTGTCCCCCTCGACGCAGACGCTCTTGCTGCCCATCACTCCTGCCCAGACCGCTGCCTGGCGGAGGCAGATCTTCCAGCAGCTCACGGAAAGGACCAAGCGGGAGCTGGAGAACTTCCAGCACTACGAGCAGGCGGTGGAGCAG TCTGTGTGGGTGAAGACCGGGGCCCTGCAGTGGTGGTGTGACTGGAAACCCCACAAGTGGGTGGATGTCCACGTGGCCCTGGAGCAGCTCACGGGCAACGACGCGGCTCAGGACAGCATCCTCTTCATCTACTACGTGGTCCACGAGGAGAAGAAG TACATCCACGTGTTCCTCAACGAGGTGACGGCACTGGTCCCCGTGTTCAACGAGGCCAAGCACTCCTTCGCCCTGTACACCCCCGAGAGGACGCGGCAGCGGTGGCCCGTGCGCCTGGCCGCCACCACCGAGCAGGACATGAGCGActgg CTCACCCTGCTCAACCTGTCCTGCTGCGAGAGCCGGAGACTGCACGGCCGCCCCTCCCCGCAGGCCATCTGGTCCGTCACCTGCAAGGGAGACATCTTCGTGAGCGAGCCTGGCCCGGACCTCGAGGCCCCCGAGCGCCGGCTGCCCTGCGACCAGAT GTTCTGGCGGCAGATAGGCGGCCACCTGCGGGTGGTGGAAGCCAGCAGCCGGGGCGTGGTGTGGGGCATCGGCTACGACCACACGGCCTGGGTCTACACAGGCGGCTACGGCGGAGGCTGCTTCCAAG GCCTGGCCAACAGCACCAGCAACGTCTTCACACAGTGGGACGTGAAGTGCGTCCACATCTACGAGAACCAGCGCTGGAACCCCGTCACAGGCTACACCAGCAG GGGTCTGCCCACCGATCGGTACATGTGGAGTGACGCCACAGGCCTGCAGGAGTGCACCAAGGCCAGCACGAAGCCCCCGTCCCTGCAGTGGACCTGG GTTTCTGACTGGTTCGTGGATTTCAGCGTCCCTGGCGGCACGGACCCAGAGGGGTGGCAGTACGCCAGTGACTTCCCCGC CTCGTACCACAAGTACAAAACCATGAAGGATTTCGTCAGGAGAAGGTGCTGGGCCAG AAAGTGCAAGCTGGTGACCAGCGGGCCCTGGCTCGAGGTGACCTCAGTGGCCCTCAGGGACGTGTCCATCATCCCCGAGAGTCCCGGCGCCCAGGGGAGCGGGCCGAACATTGCACTCTGGGCCGTCAGTGACAAGGGGGACGTGCTGTGCCGTCTGGGTGTGTCCGAGCTCAACCCCGAG GGCTTCTGCTGGATGCACGTGGGCACCGACCAGCCCTTTACCTCCGTCTCCATCGGCGCCTGCTACCAGGTGTGGGCCGTGGCGAGGGACGGCTCCGCCTTCTACCGCAGCTCCGTGTCCCCCTCCAGGCCCAACG GCGACTGCTGGTACCACATCCCGCCTCCTCCCAAACAGAGGTTGAAGCAGGTGTCCGTGGGGCACACCTCAGTGTTCGCCTTGGATGAAAATGGCAAGTGGCTTCTGATCCCCAGGGGTCACCCGGGGAGGGGGTTCCCTGAGCACCCCGATGAGATGAGACCAGACCCTTGCCCACCAAGGCCCCAGCACAAGACCTTCATGAGCCCCATGAGAGCTGCCAGTCTGAGGTCGGCCTTCCCGCAGGCCCCCCTCCCCCTGGAGTTATGCAGGGTGGGGAGCACCAACCCCCCACCAGGTGCTCAGGCCTGCCTGCGCCTCGGGCAGAGAACACGGCGCCACGGCCCAGGAGCATCTTCTAGATGGTGCCACCCAGGCCTGGGACTCAGAGGTCACCTGCCCGGCCTGGGccatccctgccccccaccccaggccacttCCGAGCGGCTCCGCCCGCGCCCTTTCCTGACCTGTCGTTGTCACAGATGA
- the TECPR1 gene encoding tectonin beta-propeller repeat-containing protein 1 isoform X2 has protein sequence MPSSVLWAVDLFGRVFTLSTAGQHWEPCRDAQLEFKRVSAARDCCWGIACDHQVYVLVGASDVPIRCQEEAYENQRWNPVGGFCEVLLPSDRWPCSDVSGLQHRPLDGVALPSPHWEWESDWYVDENFGGEPTEKGGWTYAIDFPATYTRDKKWNSCVRRRRWIRYRRYKSQDTWAKIPSEDDPQQLPDPFSDLSVGGWEVTDEPVGRLSVWAVTLQGKVWYRENVSHHNPEGSSWSLVDTPGEAVQISCGPHDLLWVTLWEGQALVREGINRNNPKGSSWSTVEPPTSENGILHVSTGVCVVWAVTKDRKVWFRRGVNSHNPCGTSWIEMFGEMMMVNVGLNDQVWGIGCVDRALYFRQGVTQSELSGKTWKAIVAGREGDRSLSGSSISLLSAGCFFGNEVRGGAESCGPGDTDASWEVPGPASSPARLRGKESKKGPSHATATFPEATDLSSLTLLQLGLEEPESTDCHALWAWVSGGGCAVEAHTTLKWFTTQSGLSPSTQTLLLPITPAQTAAWRRQIFQQLTERTKRELENFQHYEQAVEQSVWVKTGALQWWCDWKPHKWVDVHVALEQLTGNDAAQDSILFIYYVVHEEKKYIHVFLNEVTALVPVFNEAKHSFALYTPERTRQRWPVRLAATTEQDMSDWLTLLNLSCCESRRLHGRPSPQAIWSVTCKGDIFVSEPGPDLEAPERRLPCDQMFWRQIGGHLRVVEASSRGVVWGIGYDHTAWVYTGGYGGGCFQGLANSTSNVFTQWDVKCVHIYENQRWNPVTGYTSRGLPTDRYMWSDATGLQECTKASTKPPSLQWTWVSDWFVDFSVPGGTDPEGWQYASDFPASYHKYKTMKDFVRRRCWARKCKLVTSGPWLEVTSVALRDVSIIPESPGAQGSGPNIALWAVSDKGDVLCRLGVSELNPEGFCWMHVGTDQPFTSVSIGACYQVWAVARDGSAFYRSSVSPSRPNGDCWYHIPPPPKQRLKQVSVGHTSVFALDENGNLWYRQGVTPSHPQGDSWEHVSNNVRHVSVGPLDQVWVIADKVQGSHSLSRGTVCRRTGVQSLEPKGQGWDYGIGGGWDHLSIRASATRAPGNSSPKPAGKQNGQPPSVAPWETPSPVCC, from the exons ATGCCCAGCTCAGTGCTGTGGGCGGTCGACCTGTTTGGGAGGGTGTTCACGCTGTCCACGGCCGGGCAGCACTGGGAGCCGTGCAGGGACGCCCAGCTGGAGTTCAAGCGGGTCAGCGCGGCCAGGGACTGCTGCTGGGGCATCGCCTGTGACCACCAGGTGTATGTGCTTGTGGGTGCCAGCGACGTCCCCATCCGCTGCCAGGAGGAGGCCTATGAGAATCAG CGCTGGAACCCCGTGGGCGGCTTCTGTGAGGTGCTCCTGCCGAGCGACCGCTGGCCGTGCAGTGATGTGAGTGGGCTCCAGCACCGGCCGCTGGATGGGGTGGCGCTGCCCTCGCCGCATTGGGAGTGGGAGTCGGACTGGTACGTGGATGAGAATTTTGGAGGGGAACCCACCGAGAAAGGG GGGTGGACGTATGCCATCGACTTTCCTGCCACCTACACGAGGGATAAGAAGTGGAATTCCTGCGTGCGGCGCCGGCGGTGGATCCGGTACAGGAGATACAAGTCTCAGGACACCTGGGCCAAG ATCCCTTCGGAGGATGACCCCCAGCAGCTACCCGACCCCTTCAGCGACCTCTCTGTGGGCGGGTGGGAGGTCACAGACGAGCCCGTGGGCCGCCTGTCCGTGTGGGCTGTGACCCTGCAGGGAAAG GTGTGGTACAGAGAGAACGTCAGCCACCACAACCCCGAAGGCTCGTCGTGGTCCCTGGTAGACACCCCCGGGGAGGCGGTTCAGATCAGCTGTGGGCCCCACGACCTGCTGTGGGTGACGCTCTGGGAGGGCCAGGCCTTGGTTCGGGAAGGAATCAACAGGAACAACCCCAAAG GAAGTTCCTGGTCCACAGTGGAGCCTCCCACATCTGAAAACGGGATCCTGCATGTCTCCACGGGCGTCTGCGTGGTCTGGGCCGTCACTAAGGACCGGAAG GTTTGGTTCCGAAGAGGCGTCAACTCTCACAACCCCTGTGGCACCAGCTGGATCGAGATGTTTGGAGAAATGATGATGGTGAACGTGGGCCTCAATGACCAG GTCTGGGGCATCGGCTGCGTGGACCGGGCCCTGTACTTCCGTCAGGGCGTCACCCAGAGTGAGCTCAGCGGGAAGACGTGGAAGGCCATTGTCGCCGGCCGGGAGGGCGACCGCTCGCTCTCGGGCAGCTCCATCAGCCTCCTCAG cGCCGGCTGCTTCTTTGGAAACGAAGTGAGGGGCGGTGCTGAGTCCTGTGGTCCTGGGGACACGGATGCCTCCTGGGAGGTCCCCGGCCCTGCCTCCAGCCCGGCCAGGCTGCGTGGGAAGGAGTCCAAGAAAGGGCCCAGCCACGCAACTGCCACCTTTCCGGAGGCCACCGACCTCTCCTCGCTGACACTCCTCCAGCTGGGCCTGGAGGAGCCCGAGAGCACCGACTGCCACGCGCTGTGGGCCTGGGTGTCCGGCGGAGGCTGCGCCGTGGAGGCCCATACCACCCTCAAGTGGTTCACCACCCAGTCGG GCCTGTCCCCCTCGACGCAGACGCTCTTGCTGCCCATCACTCCTGCCCAGACCGCTGCCTGGCGGAGGCAGATCTTCCAGCAGCTCACGGAAAGGACCAAGCGGGAGCTGGAGAACTTCCAGCACTACGAGCAGGCGGTGGAGCAG TCTGTGTGGGTGAAGACCGGGGCCCTGCAGTGGTGGTGTGACTGGAAACCCCACAAGTGGGTGGATGTCCACGTGGCCCTGGAGCAGCTCACGGGCAACGACGCGGCTCAGGACAGCATCCTCTTCATCTACTACGTGGTCCACGAGGAGAAGAAG TACATCCACGTGTTCCTCAACGAGGTGACGGCACTGGTCCCCGTGTTCAACGAGGCCAAGCACTCCTTCGCCCTGTACACCCCCGAGAGGACGCGGCAGCGGTGGCCCGTGCGCCTGGCCGCCACCACCGAGCAGGACATGAGCGActgg CTCACCCTGCTCAACCTGTCCTGCTGCGAGAGCCGGAGACTGCACGGCCGCCCCTCCCCGCAGGCCATCTGGTCCGTCACCTGCAAGGGAGACATCTTCGTGAGCGAGCCTGGCCCGGACCTCGAGGCCCCCGAGCGCCGGCTGCCCTGCGACCAGAT GTTCTGGCGGCAGATAGGCGGCCACCTGCGGGTGGTGGAAGCCAGCAGCCGGGGCGTGGTGTGGGGCATCGGCTACGACCACACGGCCTGGGTCTACACAGGCGGCTACGGCGGAGGCTGCTTCCAAG GCCTGGCCAACAGCACCAGCAACGTCTTCACACAGTGGGACGTGAAGTGCGTCCACATCTACGAGAACCAGCGCTGGAACCCCGTCACAGGCTACACCAGCAG GGGTCTGCCCACCGATCGGTACATGTGGAGTGACGCCACAGGCCTGCAGGAGTGCACCAAGGCCAGCACGAAGCCCCCGTCCCTGCAGTGGACCTGG GTTTCTGACTGGTTCGTGGATTTCAGCGTCCCTGGCGGCACGGACCCAGAGGGGTGGCAGTACGCCAGTGACTTCCCCGC CTCGTACCACAAGTACAAAACCATGAAGGATTTCGTCAGGAGAAGGTGCTGGGCCAG AAAGTGCAAGCTGGTGACCAGCGGGCCCTGGCTCGAGGTGACCTCAGTGGCCCTCAGGGACGTGTCCATCATCCCCGAGAGTCCCGGCGCCCAGGGGAGCGGGCCGAACATTGCACTCTGGGCCGTCAGTGACAAGGGGGACGTGCTGTGCCGTCTGGGTGTGTCCGAGCTCAACCCCGAG GGCTTCTGCTGGATGCACGTGGGCACCGACCAGCCCTTTACCTCCGTCTCCATCGGCGCCTGCTACCAGGTGTGGGCCGTGGCGAGGGACGGCTCCGCCTTCTACCGCAGCTCCGTGTCCCCCTCCAGGCCCAACG GCGACTGCTGGTACCACATCCCGCCTCCTCCCAAACAGAGGTTGAAGCAGGTGTCCGTGGGGCACACCTCAGTGTTCGCCTTGGATGAAAATG GGAACCTGTGGTACCGCCAGGGGGTCACGCCCAGCCACCCGCAGGGCGACAGCTGGGAGCACGTGTCCAACAACGTGCGCCACGTGTCTGTGGGGCCCCTGGACCAG GTCTGGGTCATCGCTGACAAAGTCCAGGGGAGCCACAGCCTGAGCCGGGGAACTGTGTGTCGCCGCACGGGCGTGCAGTCCCTGGAGCccaaggggcagggctgggactaCGGCATCGGG GGGGGCTGGGATCACCTCTCCATCCGGGCCAGTGCCACCAGGGCCCCCGGGAATTCATCCCCGAAGCCGGCCGGCAAGCAGAATGGGCAGCCCCCGAGTGTTGCCCCATGGGAGACCCCCAGCCCCGTCTGCTGCTGA